Proteins encoded by one window of Salvia splendens isolate huo1 chromosome 7, SspV2, whole genome shotgun sequence:
- the LOC121811192 gene encoding subtilisin-like protease, protein MAFLSLGITIFSIFCITRLPIFASESEAPNKHTLETYIVHVEAPDAHLMSHSQSEDLESWYRSFLPATTASTSEDETRLVYSYRHVFKGFAARLSPNHVKDMEKKNGFISARPQKPMSLHTTHSPNFLGLTQNTGFWKHSNYGKGVIIGVLDTGVLPEHPSFSDKGMPPPPARWKGKCQFNHTTCNNKIIGARYFSAEYLSPLDDDGHGTHTASTAAGNFVEGANVFGSANGTAAGVAPLAHLAIYKVCCGEGDILAGMDAAVEDGVDVLSLSLGLETINFRQDAIAIGAFSAMQKGIFVSCSGGNGGPFSGLVRNGAPWILTVGASTIDRKLGARAVLGNKQQFDGQSAFQPRNFPKKLFPLVYAGMLNASDEYAPYCFNESLSQSNIRGKIVVCELGGPRIQKGAVVKSGGGVGMILLNYEEYANTTSADVHVIPTTHLSYADGLKIKAYINSTRNPSATISFQGTLIGDDHHAPVVAAFSSRGPNYPSPGILKPDILGPGVNILAAWPTSVENKHNTKSTFNIISGTSMSAPHLSGVAALLKSAHPHWSPAAIKSAIMTSADVVNLAHNPIEDEKSLPANVFATGAGQVNPSRANDPGLIYDINPKDYVSYLCGLNYTNRQVGIFLQRRVNCSVESSIAEAQLNYPSFSINFYGKSTSQVYTRTVTNVGEADSSYRVVISPPRGVDVQVEPTTLKFSKINQKLKYEVKFKLLASAPNTTFVQGFLKWTSQNHSVRSPIAVSLKELH, encoded by the coding sequence ATGGCATTCCTATCTCTTGGGATTACCATCTTTAGCATATTCTGCATCACTAGACTGCCCATATTTGCATCTGAGTCTGAGGCACCAAATAAACACACCTTAGAAACCTACATTGTTCATGTTGAGGCACCTGATGCCCACCTTATGTCCCATTCCCAGTCCGAAGATCTAGAGAGCTGGTACCGCTCTTTTCTCCCGGCTACCACAGCAAGCACGAGTGAGGACGAGACGCGACTAGTTTACTCATACCGCCACGTGTTTAAGGGCTTTGCTGCTAGGCTTTCACCCAACCACGTCAAGGATATGGAGAAGAAGAATGGTTTCATCTCGGCACGGCCTCAGAAGCCCATGTCTTTACATACAACACACTCCCCCAACTTCTTGGGGTTGACCCAGAACACAGGTTTCTGGAAACACTCAAATTATGGTAAAGGTGTGATTATTGGAGTGTTGGATACCGGAGTTCTGCCTGAACATCCGTCCTTCAGCGACAAGGGGATGCCTCCGCCACCAGCTAGGTGGAAGGGGAAGTGTCAATTCAACCACACAACGTGCAACAACAAAATCATTGGAGCAAGATACTTCAGTGCAGAGTACCTAAGCCCACTCGATGACGACGGCCATGGCACTCACACTGCCAGCACTGCTGCAGGGAATTTCGTTGAAGGCGCGAATGTTTTTGGCAGTGCCAATGGGACAGCTGCGGGTGTTGCACCACTTGCTCATTTAGCCATCTACAAAGTATGTTGTGGTGAAGGCGATATCCTTGCTGGGATGGACGCAGCTGTTGAAGACGGAGTTGATGTGCTATCACTTTCTCTAGGTCTGGAGACGATTAACTTCCGCCAAGACGCAATTGCTATTGGTGCATTCAGCGCGATGCAGAAAGGCATCTTCGTTAGCTGCTCTGGTGGAAATGGTGGCCCATTTTCCGGCCTCGTACGAAACGGGGCACCATGGATTCTGACGGTAGGAGCAAGCACTATAGACAGAAAACTGGGAGCCAGAGCAGTGTTGGGAAACAAGCAACAATTCGATGGCCAATCAGCTTTTCAACCAAGGAATTTCCCGAAAAAGCTATTCCCTCTTGTTTATGCAGGGATGCTCAACGCTTCCGACGAATACGCGCCTTACTGCTTCAACGAATCACTCAGCCAGAGCAACATCCGAGGGAAGATAGTGGTGTGTGAACTAGGCGGGCCAAGAATCCAAAAGGGCGCCGTAGTGAAGAGCGGCGGTGGCGTCGGAATGATTCTGCTGAACTACGAGGAATACGCAAACACCACTTCAGCCGACGTTCACGTCATTCCGACCACACACCTCAGCTATGCAGACGGGTTGAAAATCAAAGCATACATAAATTCAACAAGAAATCCCAGCGCAACAATTTCATTCCAGGGCACATTGATAGGCGATGATCATCACGCGCCTGTCGTTGCTGCATTCTCTTCCAGGGGACCTAACTATCCAAGCCCTGGAATCCTGAAACCCGACATTTTAGGCCCTGGAGTCAATATTCTTGCAGCATGGCCCACCTCTGTTGAAAacaaacacaacacaaaatccACCTTCAACATAATTTCAGGTACCTCAATGTCGGCCCCACACCTCAGCGGCGTGGCGGCCCTGCTCAAAAGCGCGCATCCTCACTGGTCGCCCGCTGCAATCAAGTCAGCCATCATGACAAGTGCAGACGTCGTGAACCTCGCTCATAACCCGATTGAGGACGAGAAGTCCCTCCCGGCCAACGTGTTCGCCACAGGGGCAGGCCAAGTGAATCCATCAAGAGCTAACGATCCGGGGCTCATCTACGACATCAACCCCAAAGACTACGTCTCTTACCTTTGCGGTTTGAACTATACAAACCGCCAGGTGGGCATCTTTCTACAGAGGAGGGTGAATTGCTCGGTGGAATCGAGCATAGCGGAAGCGCAGCTAAATTATCCTTCCTTTTCAATCAATTTCTATGGAAAATCAACTTCCCAGGTTTACACAAGGACTGTGACTAACGTCGGCGAGGCAGACTCATCTTACCGCGTCGTGATATCGCCACCACGCGGCGTTGATGTACAAGTTGAGCCTACCACACTCAAGTTCTCGAAGATAAACCAGAAATTGAAGTACGAGGTCAAGTTCAAACTACTCGCATCAGCTCCGAATACTACATTCGTTCAAGGATTCTTGAAATGGACTTCTCAAAACCACTCTGTTCGGAGCCCTATAGCTGTCTCCCTAAAAGAGCTTCACTAG